The genomic segment AACAAAAAAGATcaatattaaaacaaagagTTGTTTTGGCTTAAAGCCATAAAAGCCTGTCTTTAGCTGTTGGAAAATGCATTTTGTAAAAGTAGCATCAGCCTGTGTGTTAAATAAGGTCAATGTGGCTCCTTAAAAACCGAGTAGGACAATGTTTAATCCTGAAAATCATTTAGAATCTCACTCAAGCAGATCACTGGATCCCTCTTTTAATCAGGGTTACTAGTAATACCACATCCCTCCTCTTTTTACATCCCCCAAAGAGAGGTTATTCTTTCATCAGCGTTTGTTAGTTAGCTAGCAGGATTACTGAAAAACTGTATAAGTGATTTCTCTAAATTTAGAGGGGTAGGGAGTGACACAAGGAAGAAGACATTAAAGTTTGGAGCTGTAAAATGGCGAAATAGAGCGGCCTGGCGGCGGTATTTGCCCCCTGGTTGTCCTTTTAATGGATATATTAGAGCTGggcataaaatatatataattatcaatattgatAATTACCACAATAAATCTaacaatattattttctttaaactcttctttatgagcaaagaatgaaaaacactttgaaacatttcacaaatcTGACTTGCTTTTGAAAGGAAAAGGTCGATTTATGAAGACTTTGTCAGGTCTGAAAAAAACCAACTGTcaaaacacacgcacgcacagcggcacataaacacatatttgAAATGCTTGCAATGACACGCACAGCTGTGATGCTGAAAAAACCTCCTGTTATGACTTGTGTTGCTGCCTCTCCTGTATGGAGACCAGATGAAGAGTGTACGATGTGAGACCTTAGAGCTTTCGAAACCTGTTTTTTTGCAAGGATTTTTGCATGATCTCtgtccttttatttttatagatgTAGCATCTGTCTTGTGTCTGCAGGGAATCGTTGTTGGCATTCTGGCTATCGTCCTGTCTAAGAACAAGAAGAGTAAAGGCCTGGTTTGTATcactaatttttttttctacttttcactttttaaaatcacattttaaagttctcaaaatgtgattaaaaaaaaagaagaaagattcTTCTCATTTCACAGAAACCCCCTCCCTACTTTCCCAGACGACTAATACTAGTTTTCCagcatttctctctgtctgactaTTCCAGCTCTGCAgtctttgtttctctccctctccctccctcgctcactCCCTCCGGTCATGCAGAACggcctctcctctctgtttagTCAGCTGTCTGCTTGCTTGGACGGGACTGACGAGGCAGAATGAGTAAACCCGGGCAAACCTGCCACGATCAAACCACTCCCAGTGTCCCTTTGTCGCTGAGAGAAACTGTGAGGCGGGTGGGGCAGGGCTGACAAGCAGCAGGTTACCTCCTCATCTGTCTTGTTATCTTGTTTTTCCATGCATCATGTGGCCAGAATGAGACTTAATCTCAACACTCCCTATTTCGCCGCACATACCACTGTACTTTATCACAATGTGCAGGAGCTGCTACAGTCTCTAATCTTCTAGAACGTTTGTTTTATTCCTTATTGTTCTTATCAGGTTTCTATTGAACCGCTCAGTCATCTTCACAGAGGTCTGGAGACTTCCTGTGCCCTCGTCACACCTTCTGTAAACTTATTGAAGAGTTGGTCTCTCGATCCAGAATTTCAATTTGTCATTAAATCTTGTGCATCACTAATAGATTATTTCAGTTTGGTCAAGCTGCCATAATGCTACATCATACAAGTATGAGTCAGTCTGTCAATACTTAAAGGCGTCCCTATGCTGGCTGTGGCAGCTGCAAGCCCATTGGCACCTGCCAAAGATGTAAGGAGGGGTCACAATCATAGATTactttgtttgagtccaaataCTCTCATAAacttatattattatgtattttttcaCTCAGAAATATTCCTGGAACAATTTATCAATTTTTGGACCAACAACCACCAAAAATCCTCTTGAAAATGATTGGTTTCACATTAAATGtaacttttttaatgttttgccTGAAAAAGGTCACATAGCACTCTGTTGATGTTATTTAACACAAATGCATGGATCCTACATGGGTGTGTTCAAAAGAGATTTATCATAGTGTATAACCTACATGTCCCATTTAATCCTGGTATTAACACATGATATTGACCTGGATGGATTATTTGTGTGATGACATGTTTGGTGACCTCTCCACTTGCACAGCAGATGTTTTGTGGTATACTCTGGTTACACTGTGCTGACTGCATTTGCAcatggtgacatcatcaggttaaaggttcagtgtaagatttaggtgaaagggaactatttgcagaaatgtaatgtagaataatcctcatgatgttttcaccagtttgtttcatctaaattgtatgaattgtagttttctttaccccagataacacctttatattcaaatactttatattcacattgagggggtcctctctccAGAGGCCAccatctttttttacattagtccagactggacacactaaacacctttttagttttcatgacaactaaaggctgccacaggttctttttcatgtttggaaggagagggtgaggtgaggggtgttcagctgcaacatgcaacttcaacactagatatcactaaattctacacactgtacctttaatattttccatcttcaaacaaaacaagtgagACGTTTCCTGGTGTACCACTATATACTGACACGTAAACAACATTATAAAGTCCTGTTCACGctgacatttatttgtttgttttcctttgctTCCATAAAAGATTTTCCTTGAATATTAATCGATCATGTTGTTTCTTTGCCAATATGTCTCCCACAGACGTGGTCACTCTTCTCAGTCAGTTTGGTGTCAGCAGTCATGGCGCTGGCTTCAGTCATCGGACTCCTCGTGTCCGTGGTGAGGGCCATCATTCATGGCGGGCGGAGCCTCCTGACTCACTGCCGCTTCCCTGATGCCATCGGCTACTCCAGCATCACCAACGAGTGTCCCTTTGACCCCACACGTATCTACGTGAGTCTATTGAGATCACAGCGGCTTTCCTCTCATCAACTGGCTCTTTGAAGAGCGGACTGTTGTTACTGCGGCATAGATGCAACAGAGCGGTCAATCCcttgtgcgtttgtgtgtgtgtgtgtgtacataggGTGTGACAGAAGGatgcagttgaaggctgagtgTCTTGTTGTGTCTGTCGCTCAGTCAGCCACACTCTGCAGCCTGCGGGCTGGTGGCAGAAATGCTGACCTGACCCTGTCGGGTCACTTCAGACTCTGTCGCGCTCCAGTGTGCCTCAGACCGACTGCCAGGTCTGCTCAGCCACACAGCTGTTTCCACACAGCAGCACCACTTTGGCATTTTAGCACGACTTGTAATCTACAGTTTGTCCGTTAAGTGACCTATGGCACGAGAGGTTAATTGCAGTCCCACTGTAGATACAGATAAATTGGTGCTATATCTAACTTGATAAATAATCTATGTTAATACACATTAAGTATCTGTATAGCTGCGTAGAACTACATTAGTCTGTGTTACAAACCCTTATGTGTTAATGtattcatctgcatttgtttctgtaaatgaagagaaaaaagtgagcagtaaaatgtgttcagttttTTCACTGATGTGAGGTATAATTGGCATCAGTTAAAGTATGAACTcttcattttactttgaaaatcctCACCAAAATAAGACCAAAGTCACATTAAACCTAATTGGAGTCCCAACTCAGAACGAGCACTGTCTCACATGATGTCACCTGAAAGTGTCTCGGGCTTCTGGCTCTGATAGATGCAGTAAAGATAGTTGGGcgaggttttttttgttgttgtttccaaaGAAAACTCACAACGCTACATTCTCTTTGTAGCCTGCTTTTTCTTTGAATTCCCTCCGAGCACTTTTTACTCCGCCACACTCTGCGCTGCATATAATTTATTCACCACACTCTCCTGTGCAAACTCAAATTCCCACGGTTCGCTGCTGCAGAGGGCTCCACAGCCATTTGAGAAAAATACGATTCTCTGTCACCTCATTACCCGAACTGTTTCCTCATTTATGAGAAGCTGCTGAGCGCTCTTGCCTCAAATTGTGCTCTGTACGGTCCAGCTGGTGGTCGCTGCTAACTCCCCTCCTTCGTCCCTCCCCAGAGCACCACTCTGATCCTTTGGTTGCCTCTGATAGTGACCTGTATCACCCAGATGGTGTTTTCTGCCCAGTGCTTGGCCGTCTGCACCTCCTTCCTGGGCCTGCCGTGTTGTCGGAACCGGAAGAAATCAAAAGCCTATGGCAGAGCGGTGAGACACATTTTGCTGCTGAATCCCGgtgtacacattttaaatgagccATATTTTAAAACTGGATTATATGTTCTATTTTTGGGTAGATCAATGTGGTGAGGCCGATAGATGTAGAAGCTGCTTCCTCTCGCCACACAGAACCACCGAGTAGCTCCGGTGAACCTTCAACACGCTATTCTGAACCTCCTAGAAGAGGCTATAACCAACCTCCAAAGCGGAACACTGCACCCTCGAGACCGCAGCAGagacctcctccccctcttcagCGTCCTCCCCGTCTGCACCAGAGTCTTCCTCCATCCGAGAGGCGGCCCCTTCGCCAGCCGTACAGGGAAAGGTCAGACAGAAAGAGGCCGGAAATGAGGGCTGGCAGCGAGCAAACGGCACCGGAGCAACACCAGCTGCTGGAGCGGGGCACAGTGGAAAGGTCCAGCTTCTGGATTTAGCAACATTTGACAGGTGGGAGCTTGTTGAAGATGAAGGGCTGCGCGTCTATGCACCGTAGCGTCAAATCTCATTCACTGTTTTCCCCCTCAGAGCTACAGACTCTGAGGTGTTTTTATTTAGCAGTGCAGCGGACTGAATCTGATGCATGAAACGTCTGCAGCTCAGAGGATCTTTGCACTGTGTGTGGAATCCCTGTTAtttgagactgtgtgtgtgtgtgtgcgcgctcttTTTACGTTTTGTGCTTTTAATGGCTAAATTATTCACAACAGGATAGAAAGAGGAGACAAATCCTCTAAAGTCAGGACACGGTTCCAATTGTTGCTTTTACAAGGACACAGTGATGAAATATTGCAACACTTTGGGAAATGCACCTATTCTCTGTAGTTAGGATAAAATGAACTTGACATTACATGAAGACCTGAAAATCATGACTTTACTGTTGAGATTTATATGGATGATGGAGGTCGGAGAAATGTCCAACACAGAAcacactgtatgtttgtgtgcgtgcctTCCACCTTTTACCTGTTTTTGCAGGATGGAACCAAGTTTGCATTTTTCAGTAATATCAGGAATAGTGAGTGTGTTCGTTCGTAGCGTTTTCTGCAGTTAGGTCGACAAAAACCAGTTTCATGAGAAACCAGCAGTGCcagattttgtatttatttcctgagtaaataaagtttttattcaaaAATGATGAAGCTCTTCTGTTTGTTCCATACCTGACCTTTGTTAGCAGGTTAGTAAGTCTTTCTAGTATGTGGTAATGGCAGCAGGTACAGTGACCTGACAGGTATGACTGGTTTCACTCAGACATGCATGGAGACAAACTGACGGATATTGCGAATTCTTCCACGGCATGTCAGGTCTATGTCCCAGCCTCGAAAGAGTTCAAATGCATGTTACTCTACAGCTGTCAGCCCAGAAGGTGTCCTTGTCAACAGTGATTTACTCTCCACTTAAGTGCATTCCGTGCATATCCTTAATAACCACAAATGAGAAGGCAGTCCACACGTGCAGCTTTGAAACACATATTTAATCGATTTCAGGTCCAACGGAACAAACATGACATCCTCACTTGAGGTTTTCATGCAACCGAAAAAAAGGGAAGAGGTGTCAGGGAAGGAAGAAAGGGGGAGAGGGGCCATATTTATCCAACACAAGGTACCAGTTTGTCAGAGgcagtgagaaaagaaaaggggcGGAGCTGTGATAGGTTGGTGTTGGGGTAGCAAGTGTTGTTCCTTATCCTACCAGCAGAAGGCAGTGGCACTATAGGATTTCCCCAAAGCAGAGGTGCAGCTGGTTAGGAAGCTCCTGTGCAAACTTTTGGTACAAGTTGGATCAGTGTCATATCATGTGGATGCAGCTGCACCAGCACAGCTCTCAGGCTCTGTAGTAGTTGTCACTTGGCCACCGCTGCACACATTCCAGTTTGTGAGGTAGTAACACAGTTAATAAATCACCATTAGACTGATGCTGTATTTCAGGCTGATATTGGACTTTTCTTTCCATAATTGAATCTGGTTTGAGTGTCATTTCTGACCATTGAACACAAAGTCTTTTTCATCTCTCACGGCAGACAGAGAAATCATCCATGTGCAATGAACAATTTTACTCCGCACATTCTCCCCAATGTGTGAACTGAAGCCCGTCCAGCTTTATGAAGCCTCTAACACAGATACAATACTTTAATTATTCTGGGTtttaatgaatttttttttattgtcgaGTGTAAAAAGGATTTCCTAAAAtcagaagaataaaataaaggaaTGAAAACTGAGACCTTGTCTGCTTTTCTCTGAAGTGAGGTCATATTCAAATTTTGTATTCAGACCATTTTGAAATAGATTACTATACAGAAATATCATTATTAAACCTTATCCTACTTAGAGTATCAGGACAAAATCTACTCATTACACAAAATACCCTTAATCACTGTTATAATTTCACATTATTGATGTATTAAGCAGTTATTTAGTGTTGTTAGTTTGGTGGAACTATTTTTAACTGCTACTACAACTGTTTTATTACTTTACTTctaaaacaatacataatattaAACTAATTCTATGTTTGTATGTGAATTCATAATCTAAAAAACGATACTATACTATAATTAACTTAAAGTAAAAAAGTCCATGTTTATAGAGGTTTAATGAAgtataacattaaaaatgtattttactatTGTACTGATACAAGTATGAAAATGTACCACAAATACTCATAGTATTGGTATCAGCCAAGAATAAAGAAATTCCATTATCATATCAATATTAAATGTCCAAAGAATATAAAGTATCCACTGTTTCTGAGTCAGAAACATGATGGGTTTTTTGCTCCaatcagttttagttttttcacttTGGCCAATGGTTACATGTGTCACAGACAGAATTTATAGTGTGTTTATTTCCAAAAACAGAAGGTGGCAACAGAGATGCGGCAACAGGGCCTTACATGACTTATACATGAGAGAGGTGCTGGCATTGCTGCGACCAGTGGCTCTGTTTACACGTGCACAGGATTTAGGATGGAGGTGTTTAAttgtgaaacatgttttgttcaGTAAAGGCTTTGTTTTAAAACTCTAATCTCACacagttgaaaataaaatactttatttgatTAGAGAAACCGATTTGATGCCGTGTTTCCAAGttcttcactttctctgtctctcaattTAGGAGCTGCATCCcccggaggctgcatttgaagactcaTTGTGTCACAGTGGTGTGACTATACTGTCCAAGGCATCCTCcaaacacatccttccaccccCGAGAAACGAAGGCTCCAACAGGGGATCCACCGCACCCCAActtatcccaggattcattgcgctttAGTGAAGAACctttttttcaaagaggtaatggcacCAGAAAGTGACAAGACATGCAATGATGCTCTAACTCAACTGAACAACAAAAGGTgcacttgtaaaaaaaaaaggggcattaaaactttcttggCGTGTCAAACTTCAGCTCTATTGCTGGGTGAAAGCAATAAGGGCGGGACGAGCTGGTGACACCAATCACAGAGAGCCTCTGTAGACCAGTCTCCTTTTGGTTCGGTCTTAGAGGTCTACATAGACGGCCTcctccgaaggatgcagcccctgaattaaGCTTATGTGAATCAAAAATGGGAGAATATCAATATATAATTAAAGATGTCGATTAGTGCTAATATAAACACAGCCACTGGTTTCTGTCAGGTTACGGCACAAGTCTGATAAAAGCCTAGAAAATCCAAATCAGAACAAGTACGTGAGCTCTCTCCCGTCTCATGACACCTGTCCCTCTATGTTACTGCTGTGTGAGCGGACTGATCCAGTTTATAAAAGCATTCAACTAGAGAGGGATGAACGAGCCCTTAGTGAACTTTCCAgtctgtcagaggaaaagagaaagagagagaagggggttGGGGGTCGGGGGGTCAGGGTTTGTCCCAGAGACAAATATTCAGTCTGGTACGTCTGGTACGCTGCTGAGGACGCTGCAGAGCTACAAAAGGATACCGCTGTGCCTTAACTGGTTTTGCGTATTCTTGTCGTCGTCTAGATCGCAGGAACATGCAGTGTAGTGACGGATTGGGACTCTTCAAGTTTACTACTTGTCGATAAAGAACTTTAAAATACTTACAGATTAGGAAACAGCACGACATGATAATACTGTAAAAGTTAGCTTCAAGCATACAGCGCaaattcacatgcacacacacattctgaccTAAATGCGCGGCCACACTTTTACAAAGACATGGCGGCTCAAACGATATGTGCTACTGGTGTTTTTGATCAAATGCATCATGGGACTTCCTTATTTCACAAGATTTGCGTATCCTCCCACTTGAACACAATTACAAAACTCCCAACGGCTTCGAGCTCAGCGGACatgttctctccctctgtcactgtAAACTGCAACATCCTTAACAACttatcaaagtaaaagcacaatgataagaataaaaatgaataaataaaacaacatggaggaaaatcATAtgtacaaatgaaaaacaaagacatttgaaatttaaaaatcaacaaTAAGCAAGTAgatatttaataaaaacctAATGGGATCTTAGGCCTTCTTTTTCTCAGGGAAACATCATATAGCAGAAAAATCCCAAtaaccccacccacccaccttTTACTCCCTAAACCCCTTTCAGATCAGACCATGATGCTACGCTACATAATACTGCCTTTCAATGCCGGAGTGTGTGCACCATACATGAAGACAAACGTACTTCATCTTATGATATACAtagacatacagtatgtacatgATATACACGGGTTGTGGAGGAGAAAACGAGCGATCTCCCTGGAAATCTGACgttccagagagagagagagagagagaatcttccccaaatataaaaatgaaagtaaaacgACAGTGATGACCTTTCTTATCCTCTTTAAAATCCCTCCTCTATCCTtgcacaacataaaaaaatataagatGATATGAGGGATGAGAACCATcatgcattgattttttttgtgactGGTTCAGTAgcaacagagaggaggtgaggaggaaaagggGGGGTCGCAGCCAGGCGGGAGTTCAGAACTGGGAGGCCGAGCTGGGGTCGCACTGAAGTAGCCGCACGATGGAGGGGTCGCTTTTGGCACCTTTGATAAACTCCTCCAGGGACAGTTTGCCTGCAGGAAATATAACGAAATATTCATTAACAAACAGGGATTTCCAATATTAATGTTCTTGGTTTAGCACGTTCACAATGATGACCTGAAGGATAAACACTGATcaaccacaacattaaaacacgCTGCAAGTCCGACATTAGCGTTCAAAAGCAAAGCACTGATGTTCAGAAGCTTCACAGGGACGTCAGCTCATATAGAAGTTAATATTCTTAATTACAATATAAGTAATTTTTAAGTATGGACACTGCATGAAAACTAAGTTGGTTGTTCAcatatgaaatattgaaattaGCCAGTTTCTTGGAGAAAGCCTGAGAGATGAGCACTTTCTTGACTGAAGCTTTTGGCAGAAGTTTACTTTCCTTTTTCTTGTGAATCACCAGaggatatactgtatgttctaTTTCTTTGTTTGGTGGAAAGCAGTATCTTGGGATAGAGGGATGGGCCAAATGTTCTGTATGACAAGAAGtgaaaaatactaaaataagTAGTCCTGAATtattacctctgtcaaggaggttatgtttttatcagcatttgtttgtttgtcagcagggttACGTACAGAAACGTGCTCCATGAAGATAAATCCAGATCctgatcaatattttttttttaacattgtaagaAGTTTTTCAAAAGTTTTTGCTGaattctcagaaaataattcatggatttttaGGCCAGGGAGGGGTAGGCCTCAGGGGAggtgtgtgctctactgagCGCCAGTCTAAAACTTGTTTgagcacatttcaaaatgtctttgtttcatttgtctGCTGCTCATCACTCCTGTCCTCTGTTCTATCTCTGCAGCATATTCACCCCTCCATGTTGCCATTTCCTCCACTCACCATCATTATTGAGGTCCATTTGTCTGAAGATCTTATCCGTCCTCTTCTCTGGCGTGGATTCATCCTCTGGCATCTTCATCACAGATGACACCATCTTGTAGATGGCCTGAGACACAGGCGGCGGAGCAGGCGGGAgggaaaacaagagagagagacatagtgGGTGGGGgcgagagaaaagaaaagataagtGAATTCAGGACAGCAGGGATCCATTAAGGAGGCTCAGTggggagagaaataaaacacgagtgaagtgaaaaataaagtcaCTGCAGCTTTCGAGATGCTGATACACTGACATTTGTTATTCCTGATGCTCAGAGCTGCACCCTGGGCAGCTTTTacacaaaaacccacacagggtCTGCACGCCTGTAGAAACACGCGATCATACCAGACAGAAGCGACAGAAGCCGCATGTGCCAACAGGCTGGGGCAGTCAtggtggtgggtgggggtgAACACTCAGAGCTTATACTGTATTGATCTGATACGAGCGCCTCCCGTCTCCCGAAAGCATTAAATGAACCTCTGCAAGTGATCACGGAGAGTCTGCGACGATCAGCTGGCCTCAGGCACAGAGTTACCGTCAGCTTATGTGCCCAATAAATCTCTTGCATTGGAAAAATAGTGTGTAAAAGTGACGGTGGATCAGTCTCACAGCAAAGCAGTCAGGAGGCAAGGTAGCTTAAgccctttgtgttttcagtgaaattTCATCTCTTGGAGAACAAAATGAGAGTTCATATGTTTCACAATATCAAAAGTGAATACTAAAAGGACAATGAGGATGACTCACAATTTCTGTCGTAGTCTCTTTTATCATTTgactttaaagctgctttcagacatgcactggactccagataatctcctgaatttatccagaggggctgtatgtgagaacgcaaaggGTGAGCTTAtgtggagaaaacagaaaatatctcaggatgaaaaggaggtgtcatacacgtagaagGGGCTGACGCTGATGTCAATGTGCTGGAACCAAAAACGTGATCTCCACGGCTGAATTGACACGTTACATCCTGCCACCTGAATAATATACCACCCCACGTCTGAAACATGTGAAAGACGTTTTGACGTTTGCtgtagttcatgtctgaaaacgactaAACACAATGACTTGTTTGCTGCTGGACAATCATTTTCTACATGATTTATGTGGCAAACATTTCCTGCTCCGTCCACTTTTTTCTATCAACAGGAACAGGTTGCCATGCCATATTTTGTTGGACGTTTCTTTTGATTACGATGGCGATGACAATGTGTCCGATAATGTGGTGTAAAACAAATTTGACTTCCTCCACAGTGACgatctctccgtctctgtcggCGTGCAGTGACACAATGGGCCCCACCTCTCTCATCCACTGGTGCGTAACCTTAATGAGCTTGAGGATAATCCCAGTATTCTGCACACTCAGGGATAAACTCTTGTTAAATTTAACTCACTAATCCATGAGCACTCGGAGGtgcacgagcacacacacacacagcacacacacagacacacacacaccacatacaGGAAGATCTTACGTCCAATATCCCCACATATGAGtgtctttatttcttctcttgAACAGGGAAAGGATTACATGCAGCACTAATGCAGACCTGTACTTAACCGTCTTCACAGCAACAGTCTTGCAATCAGCACATTAAGTATAACCCATGCATACTTAAACAAATGTATTAACTTGCATAATTTAAGTGAGCACTTATCATATAAGTAAGCGCTCTATTTCTGTCCAAGTCGACATATGATTGGCTGTAGAATGTTTCTAGGAAATGTGAAGGTATGTTGGAAATGCTGCAGTTAAGAAAATGACCAGCTAAACTGCACCATGGAAAGCAAAGTTAGGTTTGGTGACTAAGGGATTAATGACACTGTTGCTCACATGTCACTAATATTCAGATCCACTTGTTTGTGCATTTTATCTTGAGCTTAAATCTAACCTGTTTTAAAGACACACGGGTCTGGCTGTCATAAAAGATGGAAATGGAtgaattatgggaaatgtaggatcttTCACACATTTGTGAAttttaaatggtctgtatttctTATATATCACTTGTCTCgtattgatgaccactcaaagagcttaacagtacagttttacctttcagtcattcacacacattcatgaagTGCATTTATGTGCAGCTCTTTCTCTACACGGCACAGCCATTTGTGCTCCAGTgtcttgccaaaggacacttgGCAGATCCAGTGTTTTGGTGTTTGACCAAAGGGAGGGACTCAAAGTCAGGACGTATCAGCCACTGTACCAAAGAGGTAAAATCATTTCCTCTGGCCTCGaaagcagatgtttttttttgttttgttttttagctaAAAAATCCCTGAGTAGAAGTGCAGTCTTTTCAAGAATTAAAAATACCCTGcgtgctttttttttgtctaaatgCATTAA from the Paralichthys olivaceus isolate ysfri-2021 chromosome 20, ASM2471397v2, whole genome shotgun sequence genome contains:
- the LOC109631783 gene encoding transmembrane protein 54-like isoform X2, coding for MAAAGVCCSRLEEPKALMKMGLCMVLIGHVNFLLGALVHGVVLRHINLHKQARAMEYAISNVVALTCGLVGIVVGILAIVLSKNKKSKGLTWSLFSVSLVSAVMALASVIGLLVSVVRAIIHGGRSLLTHCRFPDAIGYSSITNECPFDPTRIYSTTLILWLPLIVTCITQMVFSAQCLAVCTSFLGLPCCRNRKKSKAYGRAINVVRPIDVEAASSRHTEPPSSSGEPSTRYSEPPRRGYNQPPKRNTAPSRPQQRPPPPLQRPPRLHQSLPPSERRPLRQPYRERSDRKRPEMRAGSEQTAPEQHQLLERGTVERSSFWI
- the LOC109631783 gene encoding transmembrane protein 54-like isoform X1 yields the protein MGETCRTCVWRCCCLCAGVCCSRLEEPKALMKMGLCMVLIGHVNFLLGALVHGVVLRHINLHKQARAMEYAISNVVALTCGLVGIVVGILAIVLSKNKKSKGLTWSLFSVSLVSAVMALASVIGLLVSVVRAIIHGGRSLLTHCRFPDAIGYSSITNECPFDPTRIYSTTLILWLPLIVTCITQMVFSAQCLAVCTSFLGLPCCRNRKKSKAYGRAINVVRPIDVEAASSRHTEPPSSSGEPSTRYSEPPRRGYNQPPKRNTAPSRPQQRPPPPLQRPPRLHQSLPPSERRPLRQPYRERSDRKRPEMRAGSEQTAPEQHQLLERGTVERSSFWI